The Diaphorobacter ruginosibacter genome contains a region encoding:
- a CDS encoding ABC transporter ATP-binding protein produces the protein MRQISHQDNTPLLEVRDLHTQFATQDGIVRAVDGVSFTLQRGEIFGLVGESGSGKSQTGYSIMGLIDPPGRIASGSIKLNGQELVNLPHAGWRSIRGRRIAMIFQDPMMTLNPVLRIGTQMTEAILAHRKVSKEQALQEAHDALVKVGIPSPGQRLKCYPHELSGGMRQRVVIAISLLNKPDLFIADEPTTALDVTIQSQILFEMQKLVRETGTSLIWITHDLAVVAALADRIGVMKKGRLVEVGLTDDVIERPQHPYTQALMRAIPGNSPRGSKLLTLSNHQDAELPAASL, from the coding sequence ATGAGGCAGATCTCCCATCAAGACAACACGCCCCTGCTCGAAGTCCGCGACCTGCACACGCAGTTTGCAACCCAGGACGGCATCGTGCGGGCGGTGGACGGCGTGAGCTTCACCCTGCAGAGGGGTGAGATCTTCGGTCTGGTCGGCGAGTCCGGCTCGGGCAAGTCGCAGACCGGCTACTCCATCATGGGCCTGATCGATCCTCCCGGCCGGATCGCGAGCGGCAGCATCAAGCTGAACGGCCAGGAACTGGTGAACCTGCCTCACGCCGGCTGGCGCAGCATTCGCGGGCGGCGCATCGCGATGATCTTCCAGGATCCGATGATGACGCTGAACCCCGTTCTGCGCATCGGAACCCAGATGACCGAGGCCATCCTGGCGCATCGCAAGGTGAGCAAGGAGCAGGCCTTGCAGGAGGCGCATGACGCGCTGGTCAAGGTGGGCATCCCGTCGCCGGGGCAGCGCCTCAAGTGCTACCCGCATGAACTGTCCGGCGGGATGCGCCAGCGCGTGGTCATCGCCATCTCCCTTCTGAACAAGCCGGACCTGTTCATTGCCGACGAGCCGACGACGGCGCTCGACGTGACGATCCAGAGCCAGATCCTGTTCGAGATGCAGAAGCTGGTTCGCGAGACCGGGACCTCGCTCATCTGGATCACGCACGACCTTGCCGTGGTGGCCGCACTCGCGGACCGCATCGGCGTGATGAAGAAGGGCCGGCTGGTCGAGGTCGGGCTGACCGACGATGTGATCGAGCGTCCCCAGCACCCCTATACCCAGGCGCTGATGAGAGCCATCCCCGGGAACAGTCCGCGCGGATCGAAGCTGCTCACCCTATCCAACCATCAAGACGCCGAACTCCCGGCCGCTTCACTATGA
- a CDS encoding ABC transporter permease, with protein sequence MSEISTSHADAVAEQVLRVRNIHPASTSDQLEPSPASDKRTSALTSKGGKRSPGWALWREFKKSRIACIGLAVFVLLAVIAILAPWITPQNPYDLQQLSVMDARLPPGSPAFDGKITYWLGSDEQGRDMLSAIIYGLRISMFVGVVCTLIAFVVGTILGLIAAYTGGVVDSFIMRLADAQLSFPSILIALIFLALFGKGVDKIIYALVLVQWTFYARTVRSSAIVELKREYVEAARGLQISHARVMFQHVLPNCMSPLIVVATVQVAISIGLEATLSFLGLGLPITEPSLGLLVSNGYAYLLSGYYWMSFFPGLALLVAVLSLNTVADQLGDILNPRFKK encoded by the coding sequence ATGAGCGAGATATCCACCTCTCATGCAGATGCCGTGGCAGAACAGGTCCTGCGCGTCCGCAACATCCATCCCGCCTCCACCAGCGACCAGCTGGAGCCCTCCCCGGCAAGCGACAAGCGAACCAGCGCCCTGACCTCGAAAGGCGGCAAGCGCTCGCCCGGATGGGCGCTGTGGCGCGAATTCAAGAAGAGTCGCATCGCATGCATCGGCCTGGCGGTGTTCGTGCTGCTGGCCGTCATCGCCATCCTGGCGCCCTGGATCACGCCGCAGAACCCCTACGACCTGCAGCAGCTGTCCGTGATGGACGCCCGGCTGCCGCCCGGCTCGCCGGCCTTCGACGGAAAGATCACCTACTGGCTGGGAAGCGACGAGCAGGGGCGGGACATGCTGTCGGCCATCATCTACGGGCTGCGCATCAGCATGTTCGTGGGCGTGGTCTGCACGCTGATCGCCTTCGTGGTCGGCACCATCCTCGGGTTGATCGCGGCATACACCGGCGGCGTGGTCGACAGCTTCATCATGCGCCTGGCCGATGCGCAGCTGTCGTTCCCGTCGATCCTCATCGCGCTGATCTTCCTGGCGCTCTTCGGCAAGGGCGTGGACAAGATCATCTATGCGCTGGTGCTGGTGCAATGGACCTTCTACGCGCGCACCGTGCGTAGCTCGGCGATCGTCGAGCTCAAGCGCGAATACGTGGAGGCCGCGCGCGGGCTGCAGATCTCGCACGCACGCGTGATGTTCCAGCATGTGCTGCCCAACTGCATGTCGCCGCTGATCGTCGTGGCCACGGTGCAGGTGGCCATCTCCATCGGACTCGAGGCCACGCTGTCCTTCCTGGGCCTGGGGCTTCCGATCACCGAGCCATCGCTCGGCCTGCTGGTGTCCAACGGCTATGCCTACCTGCTGTCCGGCTACTACTGGATGAGCTTCTTTCCCGGACTGGCGCTGCTGGTGGCGGTATTGAGCCTCAACACCGTGGCCGACCAGCTGGGGGACATCCTGAATCCGAGGTTCAAGAAATGA
- a CDS encoding ABC transporter permease — MIGFIFRRLAQSVVVLWLMSVVVFAGIFIVGDPTAMMIPDSVTPEMRAQMVAALGLDRSPLHQYWDFVLQLLQGSLGRSFATGLPVAELIGSRLTATMELAVTAMIIAIVVGLPLGLLAGLYPERLPGRVITTLSSIGFSLPTFWVGLMLIMVFAVLLGWLPSNGRGPTSSFLGLQVSFLSWDGLKYLLLPALNLAIFNAAMIIRLTRSSTREAMLLDYVKFARAKGLSERRVVCVHVLKNILIPIITVIGINFGGIIAFSVVTETIFGWPGMGKLLIDSINALDRPVVLGYLMFVVVMYLVINLIVDILYSVLDPRIVLGDSQ, encoded by the coding sequence GTGATCGGATTCATCTTTCGACGGCTCGCCCAAAGCGTGGTCGTCCTGTGGCTGATGTCCGTCGTCGTGTTTGCCGGGATCTTCATCGTCGGGGATCCGACGGCCATGATGATCCCGGACAGCGTGACACCGGAAATGCGTGCGCAGATGGTGGCCGCGCTGGGCCTCGACCGCTCGCCCCTGCACCAGTACTGGGACTTCGTCCTCCAGCTGCTGCAGGGCAGCCTGGGACGCTCGTTCGCCACCGGCCTGCCGGTGGCCGAGCTCATCGGCAGCCGCCTGACCGCGACGATGGAGCTGGCCGTCACGGCCATGATCATTGCGATCGTGGTCGGCCTCCCGCTCGGTCTGTTGGCGGGCCTCTATCCGGAGCGCCTGCCGGGCCGCGTGATCACCACGCTGTCGTCCATCGGGTTCAGCCTGCCCACCTTCTGGGTGGGCCTCATGCTGATCATGGTGTTCGCCGTGCTGCTCGGCTGGCTGCCCTCCAACGGGCGCGGCCCGACCTCGAGCTTCCTGGGCCTGCAGGTGAGCTTCCTGAGCTGGGACGGACTGAAGTACCTGCTGCTGCCCGCGCTCAACCTGGCCATCTTCAACGCGGCGATGATCATCCGCCTCACGCGTTCCTCCACGCGCGAGGCGATGCTGCTGGACTACGTGAAGTTCGCGAGGGCCAAGGGCCTGAGCGAGCGCCGCGTGGTGTGCGTGCATGTGCTCAAGAACATCCTGATCCCGATCATCACGGTCATCGGCATCAACTTCGGCGGCATCATCGCGTTCTCCGTGGTCACCGAAACCATCTTCGGATGGCCCGGCATGGGCAAGCTGCTCATCGACTCCATCAACGCCCTGGACCGCCCCGTGGTGCTGGGTTACCTGATGTTCGTTGTCGTGATGTATCTGGTGATCAACCTGATCGTCGACATTCTTTACTCCGTGCTTGACCCCCGCATCGTGCTGGGAGACTCCCAATGA